A single region of the Undibacterium piscinae genome encodes:
- a CDS encoding histidine kinase: MNQPRNNPVLTFTLDVFETIRIFWWRFFDWLAVVSWLKLILISLLVFIITAPSGFGALGALFFWGSIAIKSLAGGKRKAEIAASAATTRADVEALQRSLLEAQMATLQAQIEPHFLFNTLALIGQLIQTNPADAAKIHSALIQYLRAALPQIREKGGSKLGQQVEMSRAYLNIMQARMGERLGVSIDVAAELAELAFPSMMLQTLVENSIKHGLEPKIEGGHIQIRGMRVGQDLQVEVSDNGVGFDLHTNEGIGLSNIRERLNMLYGSNAQLIVEVPHDGGSRVSIRIPCEQ, encoded by the coding sequence ATGAATCAGCCCCGCAACAACCCAGTTTTAACATTTACCCTCGATGTATTCGAGACCATACGTATTTTCTGGTGGCGCTTCTTTGACTGGCTAGCCGTAGTCTCATGGCTCAAGCTCATCCTGATCTCACTGCTGGTTTTCATCATCACCGCACCGTCTGGATTTGGCGCACTCGGCGCGCTCTTCTTTTGGGGCTCGATCGCCATAAAAAGTCTGGCTGGCGGTAAACGCAAGGCCGAAATAGCCGCCAGCGCCGCCACTACCCGCGCCGATGTAGAGGCCTTGCAGCGCAGCTTATTAGAAGCGCAAATGGCGACGTTACAAGCCCAGATAGAACCGCATTTTCTATTTAATACCCTAGCGCTGATCGGTCAGCTGATACAGACCAATCCCGCTGATGCCGCTAAAATCCACTCGGCTTTAATTCAATATCTACGTGCAGCCTTGCCACAGATACGCGAAAAAGGCGGCAGCAAGCTGGGCCAGCAAGTCGAGATGTCGCGCGCCTATCTGAACATCATGCAGGCGCGTATGGGCGAACGGCTAGGCGTCAGTATAGACGTCGCTGCCGAGCTCGCTGAGCTTGCCTTCCCGTCCATGATGTTGCAGACTTTAGTCGAAAATTCCATCAAGCACGGGCTGGAACCAAAAATCGAAGGCGGTCATATCCAGATTCGGGGGATGCGGGTCGGTCAGGACCTACAAGTGGAAGTCAGCGATAACGGCGTTGGCTTTGATTTACATACGAATGAAGGGATAGGCTTGTCAAATATTCGCGAACGACTCAATATGCTGTACGGATCAAACGCCCAATTAATCGTGGAAGTGCCTCACGATGGCGGTAGCCGTGTCAGCATACGCATCCCTTGCGAACAATAG